One segment of Streptomyces bathyalis DNA contains the following:
- a CDS encoding valine--tRNA ligase: MTENSQQRPDSRGPKAAAPADLPTQYAPAEVEEELYERWVARGYFEADSKSDKQPYTIVIPPPNVTGSLHLGHAFQHTLMDALTRRKRMQGFESLWLPGMDHAGIATQNKVEQQLAEEGKSRQDLGREEFVERVWQWKEEYGGKILGQMRRLGDGVDWTRERFTMDEGLSRAVQTVFKQMYDDGLIYRAERIINWCPRCLTAISDIEVEYQEDDGELVSIRYGEGEDSLVVATTRAETMLGDTAVAVHPDDQRYAHLLGRRIKLPLTDRTIPVVADEHVDPEFGSGAVKVTPAHDPNDFAIGQRHDLPALTVMDERGVITAHGPYEGLDRFEARSSIVAALREQGRITAEKRPYTHSVGHCSRCKTTIEPRLSMQWWVGVGPLAQAAGDAVRDGRVKIHPPEMSARYFDWVDNMLDWCISRQLWWGHRIPVWYGPDGEVRCLGPDEQPPTGEGWTQDPDVLDTWFSSGLWPFSTLGWPEQTQDLAKFYPTDVLLTGHDIIFFWVARMMMFGLYAMDGVAPFHTIALTGLVRDDHGKKMSKSNPNSVDPLDWMNAYGADAVRFTLTSGANPGADVPIGEDWVKASRNFANKIWNATRFALMNGATIEGPLPEASELGATDRWILSRLNSVVTEVDGYYDDYQFAKLSDALRHFAWDEVFDWYVELSKTTFAAGGRPAEVSRRVLGEVLDVMLRLLHPVVPFVTESLWTTLTGGESLVVTPWPADSGFRDAEAEREIATLQNAVTEVRRFRADQGLQPGQRVPARLTVADSPLASHEAAIRQLLRLQPEGESFHATASLPVAGGTVELDLSGVIDVDAERKRLTKDLDAAEKELRQTTAKLENEGFLAKAPDHVVGKIRDRRDAAEADIARLRQQIERLPGA, from the coding sequence GTGACCGAGAATTCTCAGCAGCGCCCCGACTCCCGAGGGCCGAAAGCAGCAGCCCCCGCAGACCTTCCGACGCAGTACGCGCCGGCCGAGGTGGAGGAGGAGCTGTACGAGCGCTGGGTAGCTCGCGGTTACTTCGAGGCGGACTCGAAGAGCGACAAGCAGCCGTACACCATCGTCATCCCGCCACCGAACGTCACGGGATCGCTCCACCTCGGCCACGCCTTCCAGCACACGCTGATGGACGCCCTCACGCGCCGCAAGCGCATGCAGGGCTTCGAGTCGCTGTGGCTGCCGGGCATGGACCACGCGGGCATCGCCACGCAGAACAAGGTCGAGCAGCAGCTCGCCGAAGAGGGCAAGTCCAGGCAGGACTTGGGGCGTGAGGAGTTCGTCGAGCGGGTCTGGCAGTGGAAGGAGGAGTACGGCGGCAAGATCCTCGGCCAGATGCGCCGCCTCGGCGACGGCGTCGACTGGACGCGCGAGCGCTTCACGATGGACGAGGGCCTCTCCCGCGCCGTCCAGACCGTCTTCAAGCAGATGTACGACGACGGGCTGATCTACCGCGCCGAGCGGATCATCAACTGGTGCCCCCGCTGCCTCACTGCCATCTCCGACATCGAGGTGGAATACCAGGAGGACGACGGCGAGTTGGTCTCCATCAGGTACGGCGAGGGTGAGGATTCCCTGGTCGTCGCCACCACCCGGGCCGAGACGATGCTCGGTGACACCGCCGTCGCCGTCCACCCCGACGACCAGCGCTACGCGCACCTGCTGGGCCGGCGCATCAAACTGCCGCTCACCGACCGCACGATTCCGGTCGTCGCGGACGAGCATGTGGACCCGGAGTTCGGCTCCGGCGCCGTCAAGGTCACTCCCGCCCACGACCCGAACGACTTCGCGATCGGGCAGCGGCACGACCTGCCGGCGCTGACCGTCATGGACGAGCGCGGCGTGATCACCGCGCACGGTCCGTACGAGGGCCTCGACCGCTTCGAGGCACGGTCCTCGATCGTCGCCGCCCTGCGCGAACAGGGCCGCATCACGGCCGAGAAGCGCCCGTACACGCACAGCGTCGGGCACTGCTCGCGCTGCAAGACGACCATCGAGCCGCGGCTGTCGATGCAGTGGTGGGTCGGCGTCGGCCCGCTCGCGCAGGCCGCCGGTGACGCGGTGCGCGACGGACGGGTCAAGATCCACCCGCCGGAGATGTCGGCGCGCTACTTCGACTGGGTCGACAACATGCTCGACTGGTGCATCTCGCGCCAGCTCTGGTGGGGCCACCGCATTCCGGTCTGGTACGGCCCGGACGGAGAGGTCCGCTGCCTCGGCCCCGACGAGCAGCCGCCCACGGGCGAGGGCTGGACGCAGGACCCCGACGTCCTCGACACCTGGTTTTCCTCCGGCCTCTGGCCGTTCTCCACCCTCGGCTGGCCCGAACAGACCCAGGATCTGGCGAAGTTCTATCCGACCGACGTGCTGCTGACCGGCCACGACATCATCTTCTTCTGGGTCGCCAGGATGATGATGTTCGGGCTCTACGCGATGGACGGCGTCGCCCCGTTCCACACGATCGCGCTGACCGGTCTGGTCCGGGACGACCACGGCAAGAAGATGTCCAAGTCCAACCCCAACTCGGTCGACCCGCTGGACTGGATGAACGCCTACGGTGCCGACGCCGTCCGCTTCACGCTCACCAGCGGCGCCAACCCCGGCGCCGATGTGCCGATCGGCGAGGACTGGGTCAAGGCGTCCCGCAATTTCGCCAACAAGATCTGGAACGCCACGCGTTTCGCGCTGATGAATGGTGCGACGATCGAGGGCCCGCTGCCTGAGGCGTCCGAACTGGGCGCGACGGACAGGTGGATCCTCTCGCGCCTCAACTCGGTCGTCACCGAGGTCGACGGCTACTACGACGACTACCAGTTCGCCAAACTCTCCGACGCGCTCCGGCACTTCGCGTGGGACGAGGTCTTCGACTGGTACGTCGAGCTGTCCAAGACCACCTTCGCGGCCGGCGGACGGCCAGCCGAGGTCTCACGCCGGGTTCTCGGCGAGGTCCTCGACGTGATGCTGCGACTGTTGCACCCGGTGGTCCCGTTCGTCACCGAGTCGCTGTGGACGACGCTCACGGGAGGCGAATCCCTCGTCGTCACGCCATGGCCGGCCGACTCGGGATTCCGGGACGCGGAGGCCGAGCGGGAGATCGCCACGCTCCAGAACGCGGTGACCGAGGTCCGGCGCTTCCGTGCCGACCAGGGCCTCCAGCCGGGGCAGCGGGTTCCGGCCCGGCTCACGGTTGCGGACTCCCCGCTGGCCTCCCACGAGGCCGCGATCCGGCAGCTGCTGCGGCTCCAGCCCGAGGGCGAGAGCTTCCATGCCACGGCGTCGCTGCCCGTCGCGGGCGGCACCGTGGAGCTGGACCTCTCCGGAGTCATCGACGTCGACGCGGAGCGCAAGCGGCTGACGAAGGACCTGGACGCCGCCGAGAAGGAGCTTCGGCAGACCACGGCGAAGCTGGAGAACGAGGGCTTCCTCGCGAAGGCCCCCGATCACGTCGTGGGGAAGATCCGGGACCGCCGTGACGCCGCCGAGGCCGACATCGCACGCCTCCGGCAGCAGATCGAGCGGCTGCCCGGCGCGTAA
- the folC gene encoding bifunctional tetrahydrofolate synthase/dihydrofolate synthase, which translates to MSDQPQPPEQGPGEDPDEENGDTAPSEFEEIVGAETDRDPDLAVIEAGSRTLRAQAGPPEADVVPGRPEDPETDRALRAVETELMGRWPETKLDPSLDRIRALMDVMGEPQRSYPSIHITGTNGKTSTARMIEALLSTFELRTGRYTSPHVQSITERISVDGAPVTAERFIETYEDVKPFAEMVDAQQPHRLSFFEMLTGMAYAAFADAPVDVAVVEVGMGGSWDATNVIDAGVSVITPISLDHVARLGDTPEKIAGEKSGIIKKDATVVLAQQPVEAASVVLKRAAGEDATVAREGLEFGVVSREVAVGGQLMTLRGLGGEYPEIFLPMHGAHMAHNAAVALAAVEAFFGIGARQTDKGRTLDADIVRQAFASVSSPGRLELMRTSPAVLLDAAHNPAGARATAEAVTEAFSFSRLVGVVGPSSDKDVRGLLEAFEPIFAEVVLTRNSTSRAMDVDDLAAVAVEVFGEERVQIEPRLDSALEEAITLAEEEGEYAGAGVLVTGSVITAGEARLLLGKER; encoded by the coding sequence GTGAGTGACCAGCCCCAGCCCCCCGAGCAAGGTCCCGGCGAAGACCCGGACGAGGAGAACGGCGACACCGCACCCTCCGAGTTCGAGGAGATCGTCGGAGCGGAGACGGACCGCGACCCGGACCTGGCGGTGATCGAGGCCGGCAGCCGCACCCTCCGCGCCCAGGCCGGCCCGCCGGAGGCCGACGTCGTTCCCGGGCGGCCCGAGGACCCCGAGACGGACCGGGCGCTGCGGGCGGTGGAGACGGAGCTGATGGGCCGCTGGCCCGAGACCAAGCTCGACCCGTCCCTGGACCGCATCCGGGCGCTGATGGACGTGATGGGGGAGCCGCAGCGCTCCTACCCGTCCATCCACATCACCGGCACGAACGGCAAGACCAGCACGGCGCGCATGATCGAAGCGCTGCTGAGCACCTTCGAGCTGCGCACCGGCCGCTACACCTCACCGCACGTGCAGTCGATCACCGAGCGGATCAGCGTCGACGGCGCTCCCGTCACCGCCGAGCGCTTCATCGAGACCTACGAGGACGTGAAGCCGTTCGCGGAGATGGTCGACGCGCAGCAGCCGCACCGCCTCTCCTTCTTCGAGATGCTGACGGGCATGGCCTACGCGGCCTTCGCCGACGCCCCCGTGGACGTCGCCGTCGTCGAGGTCGGCATGGGCGGCAGCTGGGACGCCACGAACGTCATCGACGCGGGCGTCTCCGTCATCACGCCCATCTCGCTCGACCACGTCGCACGTCTCGGTGACACCCCCGAGAAGATCGCCGGCGAGAAGTCCGGGATCATCAAGAAGGACGCCACAGTCGTACTCGCCCAGCAGCCCGTGGAAGCGGCCTCCGTCGTGCTGAAGCGGGCCGCCGGGGAGGACGCGACGGTCGCGCGTGAGGGCCTCGAGTTCGGGGTGGTCTCGCGCGAGGTCGCCGTCGGCGGGCAGCTGATGACGCTGCGCGGACTGGGCGGTGAGTATCCGGAGATCTTCCTGCCCATGCATGGGGCGCACATGGCGCACAACGCGGCCGTGGCGCTCGCCGCCGTCGAGGCGTTCTTCGGCATCGGCGCCCGGCAGACGGACAAGGGCCGCACGCTCGACGCCGACATCGTCCGGCAGGCCTTCGCGTCCGTCTCCTCACCCGGCCGCCTCGAGCTGATGCGCACCAGCCCGGCGGTGCTTCTCGACGCCGCGCACAACCCGGCGGGAGCGCGTGCGACAGCGGAGGCGGTCACCGAGGCGTTCAGTTTCAGCCGTCTCGTGGGCGTTGTCGGTCCCAGCAGCGACAAGGACGTACGGGGCCTGCTCGAGGCCTTCGAACCGATCTTCGCCGAAGTGGTCCTCACCCGTAACTCCACATCCCGGGCGATGGATGTCGACGACCTGGCGGCCGTCGCCGTCGAGGTCTTCGGCGAGGAGCGGGTGCAGATCGAGCCCCGGCTCGACAGCGCGCTGGAGGAGGCGATCACGCTCGCCGAGGAGGAGGGCGAGTACGCCGGAGCGGGCGTCCTGGTCACGGGATCCGTCATCACGGCCGGCGAGGCCCGGCTGCTGCTGGGGAAGGAGCGGTAG
- a CDS encoding DUF4233 domain-containing protein yields the protein MRTLCASTLLGEFFVIGFAGLVAMRTSDLSTGTVWTVCGVAMALCVLLCGALTRPGGVQLGWALQLALIASGFVVPAMFFLGACFAGLWWASVHFGRKVDEAKAERARLETEPDTA from the coding sequence GTGCGCACCCTCTGCGCGAGCACGCTGCTCGGTGAGTTCTTCGTGATCGGCTTCGCCGGTCTCGTCGCCATGCGTACCAGCGACCTGTCCACGGGCACCGTCTGGACTGTGTGCGGGGTGGCGATGGCGCTCTGCGTACTGCTGTGCGGAGCACTGACGCGCCCGGGCGGTGTCCAGCTGGGCTGGGCGCTCCAACTGGCCCTGATCGCCTCCGGATTCGTCGTCCCCGCCATGTTCTTCCTCGGCGCCTGTTTCGCGGGACTGTGGTGGGCGTCCGTCCACTTCGGCCGGAAGGTGGACGAGGCGAAGGCCGAGCGTGCCCGGCTGGAGACCGAGCCTGACACTGCGTGA
- the ndk gene encoding nucleoside-diphosphate kinase, with the protein MSERTLVLLKPDAVRRGLIGEITGRIESKADWAVRALELRTLDRSTLEQHYSEHVGKPFYEPLVEFMASGPSVVMVVEGERVIEGVRALAGPTDPIAAPPGSIRGDFGTIVRENLIHASDSAESAERELKIFFPDFS; encoded by the coding sequence ATGAGCGAGCGCACCCTGGTACTGCTCAAGCCCGACGCCGTACGCCGCGGCCTGATCGGTGAGATCACCGGCCGGATCGAGAGCAAGGCGGACTGGGCCGTCAGGGCACTGGAGTTGCGCACGCTCGACCGCTCGACGCTGGAACAGCACTACTCCGAGCACGTCGGAAAGCCGTTCTACGAACCGCTGGTGGAATTCATGGCCTCGGGCCCGTCCGTCGTGATGGTCGTCGAAGGTGAGCGCGTCATCGAAGGAGTGCGGGCACTCGCCGGTCCGACGGACCCGATTGCCGCGCCGCCCGGCTCCATTCGGGGGGACTTCGGCACGATTGTGCGGGAAAACCTGATTCACGCATCGGACTCGGCGGAGTCCGCCGAGCGAGAGTTGAAGATTTTTTTCCCTGACTTCAGTTAG